A window of the Candidatus Paracaedimonas acanthamoebae genome harbors these coding sequences:
- the rpmE gene encoding 50S ribosomal protein L31, which yields MKKDIHPDYHKVKIVFTDGTSFETRSTWGKEGDSLRLDIDPTTHPAWTGVHRLMDTGGQLSKFKNRFQGFGLKK from the coding sequence ATGAAAAAAGATATCCATCCAGATTATCATAAGGTTAAGATTGTTTTTACAGATGGAACAAGCTTTGAAACCCGTTCTACATGGGGCAAAGAAGGTGATTCCCTTCGTCTTGATATTGATCCAACAACACATCCTGCTTGGACGGGCGTACATCGTTTGATGGATACAGGTGGACAATTGTCTAAGTTCAAGAATCGTTTCCAAGGATTTGGACTTAAGAAGTAA
- a CDS encoding class I fructose-bisphosphate aldolase, protein MKINNKIKKILSYYESDNPGTKTNLARLLTHGRLGNTGRLIILPVDQGFEHGPGRSFASNPAAYDPHYHYQLAVDAGLSAYAAPLGMLEAGADTFAGAIPTILKINSSNSLLPSTKEARLSDQAVTASIQDALRLGCIGIGFTIYPGADASLDMFEEIQALAEEAKAYGLIVVIWSYARGNVSKEGETAIDVVTYGAHMAALLGAHIIKVKLPSAHLEVDAARKEYEKYKINVSTMTDRVRHVMQCCFNERRLVVFSGGETKDLNGVYEDARAIHHGGGHGSIIGRNAFQRPREEALELLDQLTKIYLGKA, encoded by the coding sequence ATGAAAATTAACAATAAAATCAAAAAGATTTTAAGTTATTATGAAAGTGATAACCCGGGAACAAAAACGAATCTTGCCCGCCTTTTGACGCATGGCCGACTCGGTAATACCGGACGATTAATCATTCTTCCCGTGGATCAAGGATTTGAACATGGTCCTGGCAGAAGCTTTGCCAGCAATCCCGCCGCCTATGATCCCCATTATCATTATCAACTTGCCGTGGATGCCGGCCTTTCTGCTTATGCCGCTCCCTTGGGCATGCTGGAAGCAGGTGCCGATACTTTTGCCGGCGCTATTCCTACTATTCTAAAAATTAACAGCTCAAACTCACTTCTTCCCTCAACAAAAGAAGCGCGCCTTTCAGATCAAGCTGTCACAGCTTCTATCCAAGATGCTCTCAGATTAGGGTGCATTGGAATTGGCTTTACGATTTATCCAGGCGCAGATGCGAGTTTAGACATGTTTGAGGAAATTCAAGCCCTCGCAGAAGAAGCAAAAGCTTATGGCCTTATCGTCGTTATTTGGTCTTATGCGCGTGGAAATGTTTCTAAAGAAGGCGAAACAGCCATCGACGTGGTCACGTATGGAGCCCATATGGCAGCTCTTTTAGGAGCTCACATTATTAAGGTGAAACTTCCTTCTGCTCATCTTGAAGTTGACGCGGCTCGCAAAGAATATGAAAAATATAAAATTAATGTCTCAACAATGACTGATCGTGTTCGTCATGTTATGCAATGTTGCTTTAATGAACGCCGTCTTGTGGTGTTTTCTGGCGGCGAAACAAAGGACTTAAACGGAGTCTATGAAGATGCGCGCGCGATCCATCATGGCGGAGGTCATGGATCTATTATCGGACGCAATGCTTTCCAAAGACCCCGAGAAGAAGCTCTTGAGTTATTAGATCAATTGACGAAGATTTATCTTGGGAAAGCTTAA
- a CDS encoding outer membrane protein transport protein — MKKLHSLVLITASLAGSVSPLIAGGYEAKLWNSDSIGEALAGSSVKEGDITTMTRNPASALGFMTSPYQVAVASTVVLPSIKFKDKGSKVASGAALTGSNGGNGGKDAVVPAAYLAWNFNKDVKFGLAITSPWGLKTDYEEGWKGRYHALRSELKTINIMPAVAYKVNEQFAIGAGVQIQYMDVRLSRAIDFGSFFGASQAYDGGVKLKGDKWSYGWNVGLAYRLLKNVRLGLNYTSQVHHKLTGKANFEKPAAIAPYLNAPRFNNQGIKADVKTPERVILGAAWDFHPQMTLLGEVNYTQWKRMKEINVRFATPGVVPDITPMKWRNTVSYHLGLNWRPSEEWTFRTGYAFDPSAVRDDHRTPAVPDQERHWAALGATWTPTEAKDVSFSINYAHEFVRKAKSKLNDASRGNLVGSYKTSVDLVSAQIKWRF, encoded by the coding sequence ATGAAGAAACTTCACTCATTAGTTTTAATTACTGCAAGTTTAGCAGGAAGTGTAAGTCCTCTTATTGCCGGTGGTTATGAAGCTAAACTTTGGAATTCCGATAGCATCGGTGAAGCCCTTGCAGGAAGTTCAGTCAAAGAAGGCGATATTACAACAATGACTCGAAACCCGGCGTCAGCTTTAGGGTTTATGACTTCTCCTTATCAAGTTGCAGTGGCAAGCACCGTTGTACTTCCCAGCATTAAATTTAAGGATAAGGGATCAAAAGTTGCATCCGGTGCTGCTTTAACAGGAAGCAATGGGGGGAATGGTGGCAAAGATGCAGTTGTTCCTGCGGCTTATTTAGCCTGGAATTTTAACAAAGATGTGAAGTTTGGTCTTGCCATTACAAGCCCCTGGGGCCTTAAAACTGACTATGAAGAGGGTTGGAAAGGGCGGTATCATGCTTTAAGGTCAGAATTAAAGACGATCAATATTATGCCAGCGGTTGCCTATAAAGTGAATGAGCAATTTGCAATTGGTGCAGGCGTGCAGATTCAATATATGGATGTGCGTTTATCTCGCGCGATTGATTTTGGATCTTTTTTTGGAGCATCTCAAGCCTATGATGGAGGAGTTAAGCTCAAGGGAGATAAGTGGAGTTATGGGTGGAACGTTGGCTTAGCTTATCGTCTTTTAAAGAATGTTCGCCTTGGATTGAATTATACTAGCCAAGTTCATCATAAGCTTACAGGAAAAGCTAATTTTGAAAAACCCGCAGCCATAGCGCCTTATTTAAATGCGCCTCGTTTTAATAATCAAGGCATCAAAGCAGATGTAAAAACACCAGAACGCGTTATTTTAGGCGCCGCATGGGATTTTCATCCTCAAATGACTTTATTGGGAGAGGTTAATTATACTCAGTGGAAACGGATGAAAGAAATTAATGTCCGTTTTGCTACACCAGGTGTAGTCCCCGATATTACGCCGATGAAATGGCGGAATACGGTTTCTTATCATCTTGGTTTAAATTGGCGTCCTTCTGAAGAATGGACATTCCGGACAGGGTATGCTTTTGATCCATCGGCTGTTCGCGATGATCACCGAACACCTGCCGTTCCCGATCAAGAACGTCATTGGGCAGCTCTTGGTGCGACGTGGACTCCAACTGAAGCTAAGGATGTGTCTTTTTCCATTAACTATGCGCATGAATTCGTTCGTAAGGCTAAAAGCAAACTTAACGATGCAAGTCGTGGTAACTTAGTTGGTTCCTATAAAACGAGCGTTGATTTAGTGAGCGCTCAAATTAAGTGGCGTTTCTAG
- a CDS encoding long-chain fatty acid--CoA ligase encodes MGKQKKTEHLWLKKYPEDISWDVQFTGKPVYDLLEESARRFPTRPCIDFLGKKFSYQEVLSLVNKVAKGLQNLGVKKGTKVGIFMPNAAYFPIFYFGILKAGGVVVNYSPLYVVQEIADQIRDSETEIMVTLDLEVLYSKILAAQKETKFKKIIICPVKDILPFPKNILFPLLKRKDLANMSWDQHHVRFKELINNEGNPKVIKIDPQEDIAVFQYTGGTTGLPKGAMLTHANIYINAQQARLWFSKVNEGNERILAALPLFHVFAMTAIMTFAIRSGSEMFMMFPRFNVDEAMKMIQKHKITFFPAVPTIYTMINNHPNIKNFNLKSLNACLSGGAPLPIEVKKKFEELTGCKLVEAYGLSETSPGVTSNPFYALNKAGSIGIPLPGTEVRIMSSEKKDQEVPQGERGEICIKGPQVMKGYWKRPEDTQSVFQGDYFRTGDIGYMDEDGYIFLVDRLKDLIICSGYNVYPRVVEEAIYQYPDVEEVTVIGVPDKKQGESVKAFVKLKSGKKADPDDIKKFLQDRLSAVEMPRYFEFRDTLPKTMIGKLSKKELRAEELNKPTKKAT; translated from the coding sequence ATGGGTAAACAAAAAAAAACTGAACATTTATGGCTAAAGAAATATCCTGAAGATATTTCTTGGGATGTTCAATTTACTGGCAAGCCCGTTTATGACTTACTTGAAGAAAGCGCTCGCAGATTTCCTACAAGACCATGCATTGATTTTTTAGGGAAAAAATTTAGTTACCAAGAAGTTTTGTCGCTTGTGAATAAAGTTGCGAAGGGATTACAAAATCTCGGCGTTAAAAAAGGCACAAAAGTGGGTATTTTTATGCCTAACGCGGCTTATTTCCCCATTTTTTATTTTGGAATCTTAAAAGCAGGGGGCGTTGTCGTCAATTATAGTCCTCTTTATGTCGTCCAAGAAATTGCAGATCAGATTCGGGATTCTGAAACTGAAATAATGGTGACTCTTGATCTTGAAGTTCTTTATTCGAAAATTCTTGCAGCACAAAAAGAGACAAAGTTTAAAAAAATTATTATTTGTCCCGTTAAAGATATCTTGCCTTTCCCTAAAAATATTCTGTTCCCATTGTTAAAACGGAAGGATCTCGCAAATATGTCATGGGATCAGCATCACGTTCGTTTTAAAGAGCTCATTAATAATGAAGGGAATCCTAAAGTCATCAAGATTGATCCTCAGGAAGACATTGCCGTTTTTCAATATACGGGCGGCACCACAGGGTTACCTAAAGGCGCCATGCTAACGCATGCGAATATCTATATTAATGCTCAACAAGCTCGTCTGTGGTTCTCAAAAGTTAATGAAGGAAATGAGCGTATTTTAGCGGCTCTCCCCCTGTTTCATGTCTTTGCAATGACAGCTATTATGACATTCGCAATCAGATCTGGCTCAGAAATGTTCATGATGTTTCCACGATTCAATGTGGATGAAGCCATGAAGATGATTCAAAAGCATAAGATTACATTTTTTCCTGCTGTTCCAACAATTTATACAATGATTAACAACCATCCTAATATTAAGAATTTTAACTTAAAGAGTTTGAACGCATGTTTATCAGGAGGGGCGCCTCTTCCTATCGAAGTCAAAAAGAAATTTGAAGAGTTGACGGGGTGTAAGCTTGTAGAAGCTTATGGACTTTCAGAAACATCGCCAGGCGTCACCTCTAATCCTTTTTACGCCCTTAATAAAGCAGGGTCTATAGGCATTCCTTTACCCGGGACGGAAGTCCGCATTATGTCTTCTGAGAAAAAAGATCAAGAAGTTCCTCAAGGAGAACGAGGAGAAATATGTATTAAAGGTCCTCAGGTGATGAAAGGTTATTGGAAGCGTCCTGAAGACACACAGAGTGTATTCCAGGGGGATTATTTTCGGACAGGTGATATCGGTTATATGGATGAGGATGGATATATTTTCCTCGTGGATCGACTGAAGGATTTAATAATTTGTAGTGGGTATAATGTTTATCCTCGAGTTGTTGAAGAAGCCATTTACCAATATCCAGACGTTGAAGAAGTAACCGTGATTGGTGTGCCAGATAAGAAACAAGGGGAAAGCGTTAAAGCTTTTGTAAAATTGAAATCAGGAAAAAAAGCTGATCCGGATGACATAAAAAAGTTTCTACAAGACCGTTTATCCGCTGTTGAAATGCCACGATATTTTGAATTTCGGGACACGCTTCCCAAAACGATGATTGGAAAATTATCTAAGAAAGAACTTCGAGCAGAAGAATTAAATAAACCAACTAAAAAGGCAACTTAG
- a CDS encoding thiolase family protein has product MTTKALIAGYVRSPFTFANKGELTKVRADDLAAFVIKDLLNKTGINANDIEDLLLGCAFPEGEQGLNVARLIVLLAELPLSIGGVTINRFCGSSMQAIHSAVGAIEAGAGEVFICAGVESMSRVPMGGFNPMPNPKLYETMPGAYMSMGETAENVARRFDISRKTQDEFAVESHKRAAAARENGKLEEEIIAVPIRDQKIERDGCIRPETTLDVLATLKPAFEEGGSVTAGTSSPLTDGAAAVLVVSEEYAKRNNLPCLARIKSMAISGCDPEVMGIGPVNATRKALKRAGLEIKDLDIIELNEAFASQAIACVKELGLDLQKVNIDGGAIALGHPLGATGARITGKAAALLKREKKRYALATQCIGGGQGIATILEACE; this is encoded by the coding sequence ATGACAACAAAAGCGCTTATTGCAGGATATGTGAGATCACCTTTTACTTTTGCGAATAAAGGCGAACTTACAAAAGTTCGCGCTGACGATTTAGCTGCTTTTGTCATCAAAGACCTCCTCAACAAAACAGGGATTAATGCTAACGACATTGAAGATCTTCTTTTAGGGTGTGCTTTTCCTGAAGGAGAGCAAGGATTAAACGTAGCTCGATTGATTGTTTTGTTGGCAGAACTTCCTCTTTCAATAGGGGGTGTGACAATAAATCGATTTTGTGGATCTTCGATGCAGGCTATTCATTCTGCTGTGGGCGCAATCGAAGCCGGAGCGGGAGAGGTTTTTATCTGTGCAGGTGTTGAATCCATGAGTCGCGTGCCCATGGGAGGCTTTAATCCAATGCCAAACCCTAAACTTTATGAAACCATGCCAGGAGCTTATATGTCGATGGGAGAGACGGCTGAAAATGTCGCCCGACGTTTTGACATTTCAAGGAAAACACAAGATGAATTCGCGGTTGAGAGTCACAAACGCGCGGCTGCAGCGCGTGAAAATGGCAAGTTGGAAGAAGAAATCATAGCAGTCCCTATCCGAGATCAAAAAATTGAGAGAGATGGCTGTATTCGTCCAGAAACAACTTTGGATGTGCTCGCCACACTTAAACCAGCTTTTGAAGAAGGAGGGTCCGTCACAGCGGGAACTTCTTCACCTCTCACTGATGGGGCTGCAGCTGTTTTGGTTGTCTCTGAAGAATATGCAAAAAGAAATAACCTCCCTTGTCTTGCAAGAATTAAGTCGATGGCAATTTCTGGTTGCGATCCCGAAGTGATGGGGATAGGTCCTGTAAATGCTACCCGAAAAGCGCTGAAACGCGCAGGACTTGAAATAAAAGACCTGGATATTATCGAGCTTAATGAAGCTTTTGCTTCTCAAGCTATTGCTTGTGTAAAAGAGCTCGGCCTTGACCTTCAAAAGGTTAATATTGATGGTGGGGCAATTGCCTTGGGGCACCCCTTAGGAGCGACAGGCGCTCGTATTACAGGAAAGGCGGCAGCCTTACTCAAACGAGAAAAAAAGAGATATGCCCTGGCTACGCAATGTATCGGTGGCGGCCAAGGAATTGCAACTATCTTGGAGGCCTGCGAATGA
- a CDS encoding enoyl-CoA hydratase/isomerase family protein: MTFEIKKVGVIGAGTMGSGIAAHLANAGVEVLLLDMPQSGFGKKNQLAEQAIERLQKVDPAAFMTPKMAKFITPGNLEDDLEKLSACDWIIEAIVENLDAKQNLYQKLEGILKPHTIISSNTSTILLRHLIKDRTKIFQSSFMITHFFNPPRYMRLLEVIKSSFTDPKKVEAIKLFTDIKLGKSVVDCHDSPGFIGNRIGIFWLQLAVLEAIQQGLKVEEVDALFSKPMGIPKTGVFGLIDLVGLDLMPLIGTSMKASLPSHDLYCQLEQETPLIQKMISEGYVGRKGKGGFYRINRDNGSKTKEVIDLITGTYSQTNKVKLSILENTSTLKDLLSYPDQYGKYVWSVLSQLLCYVASKVDEIADDIVAIDTAMKLGYGWKYGPFELLDKIGTSWFVQRLKEEGRAVPSLLEKVGSHSFYKVQDGKLHHLILKGGYQEIQRLPGQLLLSDIKITSKPLAKNGSAALWDIGDGVVCLEFTSKMNSIDLDIMKMIHKAVEIVQKDYKALVIYNEGQNFSVGANLGLALFAVNCALWPLIQQLVAEGQQAYKALKYAPFPVVGAPSGMALGGGCEILLHCDAIQAHAETYMGLVEVGVGLVPAWGGCKEMLGRWLNHHKRPGGAMVAVGKVFEMIGTATVAKSAFEAKELLFIKEENEITMNRDRLLAAAKQKALDLVKDYHPPQAHLYSLPGGVARVALSMAVKVLVKAGKATPYDEEVSKYLATILSGGDIDITDTQGEDEILKLEREAFITLIKNPKTLARIEHILATGKPLRN, from the coding sequence ATGACTTTTGAGATTAAAAAAGTTGGTGTGATTGGTGCGGGCACAATGGGCAGTGGAATTGCAGCTCATCTTGCAAATGCGGGCGTTGAAGTGCTTCTTTTAGATATGCCTCAATCGGGATTTGGAAAAAAGAATCAACTTGCAGAGCAAGCTATTGAACGCTTACAGAAAGTTGATCCTGCGGCTTTTATGACACCTAAGATGGCTAAATTTATTACCCCTGGGAATCTTGAAGATGATCTTGAGAAGCTAAGCGCCTGTGATTGGATAATTGAGGCCATTGTTGAAAATCTTGACGCTAAACAAAATTTATATCAAAAACTTGAAGGAATTCTTAAGCCTCATACAATTATCTCCTCCAATACGTCGACAATTTTGTTGCGGCACCTCATTAAAGATCGGACGAAAATTTTTCAATCATCTTTTATGATTACGCATTTTTTTAACCCCCCCCGATATATGCGTTTATTGGAAGTCATAAAAAGTTCCTTTACAGATCCTAAAAAAGTTGAGGCCATAAAATTATTTACAGACATTAAATTAGGAAAAAGTGTTGTTGATTGCCACGATTCTCCGGGATTTATTGGAAATCGTATCGGTATTTTTTGGCTGCAGCTTGCGGTTTTAGAAGCTATTCAACAAGGCCTCAAAGTTGAGGAAGTAGACGCCCTTTTTTCTAAACCGATGGGGATTCCTAAGACAGGTGTTTTTGGTTTAATTGATTTAGTGGGTCTTGATTTAATGCCCTTAATTGGTACGAGCATGAAAGCATCTCTGCCTTCTCATGACCTTTATTGTCAATTGGAACAAGAAACCCCTTTAATTCAAAAGATGATTTCAGAAGGGTATGTGGGGCGCAAAGGAAAGGGAGGATTTTATCGTATTAATCGCGATAATGGGTCTAAAACTAAAGAAGTTATTGATCTTATAACGGGGACCTACAGTCAAACAAATAAGGTTAAACTTTCTATTTTAGAAAATACATCGACTCTAAAGGATCTTCTTTCTTATCCTGATCAGTATGGCAAGTATGTATGGTCGGTTCTTTCGCAACTCCTTTGCTATGTCGCGTCTAAAGTAGATGAAATCGCTGATGATATTGTGGCTATTGATACGGCGATGAAGCTTGGGTATGGATGGAAATATGGTCCCTTCGAATTATTAGATAAAATTGGAACTTCATGGTTTGTTCAAAGATTGAAAGAAGAAGGAAGAGCAGTACCATCTCTGTTAGAGAAGGTGGGTTCACATTCATTTTATAAAGTACAAGACGGCAAGCTTCATCATTTAATCCTTAAAGGAGGGTATCAAGAAATTCAACGCCTTCCAGGGCAACTTTTACTGTCGGATATTAAAATTACATCGAAGCCTTTGGCCAAGAATGGCTCCGCCGCCTTATGGGATATTGGAGACGGTGTGGTTTGTCTTGAATTTACAAGCAAGATGAATTCTATCGATCTTGATATTATGAAAATGATTCATAAAGCTGTCGAAATTGTTCAAAAAGATTACAAAGCCCTTGTAATTTATAATGAAGGTCAAAATTTCTCAGTAGGAGCAAATCTTGGGCTTGCGTTATTTGCTGTAAATTGTGCTTTGTGGCCTCTTATTCAACAACTCGTTGCAGAAGGGCAACAAGCTTATAAAGCGCTAAAATATGCGCCTTTTCCTGTCGTTGGCGCCCCTTCTGGAATGGCCTTAGGAGGCGGATGTGAAATACTTTTGCATTGTGATGCTATTCAAGCTCATGCTGAGACCTATATGGGATTAGTTGAAGTCGGTGTTGGCCTTGTTCCCGCCTGGGGTGGCTGTAAGGAAATGTTGGGACGTTGGCTTAATCATCATAAGCGGCCTGGCGGAGCAATGGTCGCTGTTGGAAAAGTCTTTGAAATGATTGGGACTGCGACAGTGGCAAAATCTGCGTTTGAAGCCAAAGAACTTTTATTCATAAAAGAAGAGAATGAAATCACGATGAATCGTGATCGGTTGCTCGCTGCAGCAAAACAAAAAGCTCTTGATCTTGTTAAAGATTATCATCCCCCTCAAGCACATCTCTATTCTCTTCCTGGAGGTGTGGCTCGTGTGGCTCTTTCCATGGCGGTTAAAGTCCTTGTTAAGGCAGGAAAAGCAACGCCTTATGATGAAGAAGTCTCAAAATATTTAGCCACAATTTTAAGTGGTGGAGATATTGATATTACAGACACTCAAGGAGAAGATGAAATTCTAAAACTTGAGAGAGAAGCATTCATCACTTTGATTAAAAACCCAAAAACCCTTGCAAGAATAGAACATATCCTCGCAACAGGTAAG